TCCTTTCTCTTGCTATCTGCATGACGGCCTCTGAAGTATCAACAGAAATGGCTACTCTGCTATAAGGGGGGACGTTTTGTAAGGCTGCAGCCAGTGTAAAATCGGGGGGAAGCTTATCTCCTTCTGAATCAACCACTTGCAGTCTATCTCCGTCACAGTCAAATGCAAAGCCTATATTACACTTGGTTTTTTTTACTATATTGGAAAGATTTTGTAGAGAGTCTTGTGTGGGATCTATCACTCTTGAAAATATACCTGGGCTACCGTTTATGAGTATTACTTTTGCCCCCAATTCATTAAACATTGCTGGTGCATTATACACCACACTTCCTCCACCTGCATCTAAAGCAAGAACCAAATCACGTGCTGAGTCCTTCCCTATAAAATCAACTATGTCTGAATAATATTCAGATGAATCCCCTTTTTTTAGTTCACCTGCATTGGAATATGTGCATTCAGTTTCAATGATCTTCTGCAGCTTATCTTCGGTAGGTCCTCTTGCATCTACTATAAACTTGATACCGTTCCACTCTTTTGGGTTGTGTGATGCTGTGATCATTATTCCTCCTTTAATACCATGCTTTTTTGTATATCTGAATACCTCTGGTGTTGTAGTTATACCCAGATCTATAACCGAAGAGCCGGAATAAAGCAGACCGGATATTGCCGCTTTTTTCAGCAAGACTGATGATTGCCTCGTATCCATCCCCACTACAACCTCTCTACCATCCAAATATCTTCCAAACTTACAGCCTGTCAGAAAGACATAATGTATGTCTAGCGAATCAGGGTATATGCCTCTAATTCCTGATATGGACTCTAACGGATGCTTTAGCATATATCTACCTGCCAGTAAGAGGTTAAAGGTTTTAAAGCATGCTATCTTTGGCAGAATTCGAGGGCTAAAAGAGCAAGAGAGACGGAACCGTACTTCAAGACATCTTCATCAACTGAAAACTGAGAACTGTGATTAGGATATATGCATCCTTTTTTAGGATTGAGTGTTCCTAAGAAATAGAAAGTACCAGGAGCGCGTTGCAAAAATCGTGAAAAATCTTCACCTCCAAGTATAGGGTTGCACTCTTTAACCTCTGTGCCTGGTATTCTTTTAAGCAATGTGAATACTTTTTCTGTAACCTCCGGATCATTAATAGTTACTGGATAAGCATCCTCCATGAAGTCTATTTCACTCGATGCACCATAGGTCTTACATATACCTTCTACAATCTTTCTAACATGTGACTTGGCAGTTGCTCTTATGTCTTCGTCCAGCGTTCTTATAGTTCCTTCCATGATCGCCTCATCAGGAATTATATTGTCCTTACTGCCAGAGTGTATACTGCAAACAGAGATGACAAAGGGCTGAGTCTGATCTATCATCCTACTGGTTATGCCATGTAAACCCATGATAATGTGTGCTGATATGAAAATTGGGTCTACAGTCTTATCTGGCTGTGAACCATGACCGCCTTTACCTATTACTCTTATCTTGAATGCATCTGGTGCAGCCATAAGAGCTCCTTGTCTTAGAGCAAAAGTACCCGATGGATGATCTCCGCTAATATGAAGCCCAAAGACATAATCTACCTTTGGATTCTCCATGACTCCATCTTCTATCATGGGTTTTGCTCCTCCCTTGCCCCCATGCTCCTCAGCCGGTTGGAACAGAAATTTTATTGTACCTTCTAGCTCATTTTTATGTTCAGTAAGCAACATTGCAGCACCGAGCAACATTGCTACATGAGTATCATGACCACATGCATGCATTACGCCGGAAACTTTGGACCTGAACTCAAAGTCTGTCTTTTCTTGTATGGGTAGTGCATCCATGTCTGCTCTCAGAGCTACAACCTTTCCTTTCTTGTCCCCTTCTAGTATGCCGACGACGCCTGTACCCCCGACTCCTTCCTTAACCTTAATGCCTAGCTCCCTCAGTTTTTTGGCTACAAGCTTTGCTGTATTGAACTCTTTGTATGATAGTTCTGGATTCTCGTGAATGTATCTCCTTATCTTTATAATTTCATCTTCATATTTCAGAATATCCTTTAACAGAACCTTCGGGTCTACCATAGAACGTGCTAAGAAAAACAAGTTATTTAACCAAAGCGTGAATCATAATATCTGCAATGACAGCTTGTCCTGCCTTGTGATATTGATCCCTGAAAAATTGGTATTGTTAATTAACCCAGACATAGATAACTCTCAATGTTATGATAGGTTCGTTAATAACAGAGAATCTAACCAAGGTATATTCAGACCATTCCGGTAAAAAAGCTCTGGATACAATAAACATAACTATTCCTATCAAAGGAATTTTCGCGCTTATAGGGAGAAATGGAGCGGGTAAAACTACGCTTGTCAGGATTCTGGCTACTCAATTAATGCCGACAAGTGGTTTTGCTTCAGTGGATGGATTAGACATTGTAAAGGATGCAAAATACTTGAGGAATAGAATAGCTTGTGTTCCACAGGAGGCTAGACCTATTGCTTGGATGACTCCAAAGCAGACAATCCTATCATATCTTATGTGGCGAGGGTACGGCTATGGTGAAGCAAAGGTTAGAGCACAAGAAGCACTTGCAAGGGTTGGGATAGATCAGGTTCAGGATAAGCTAAACCGCACACTATCTGGGGGGACCAAGCGTAAAGTTCTTGTGGCTACTGCGTTAGCATCTGAAGCAGATATAATATTCCTTGATGAACCTACAACGGGGCTTGACCCCGTTTCAAGAAGGGATTTGTGGAATTATCTGTTGGCGCTTGGTAAAGAACGTTTTACCATATTGACAACTCACTATCTTGAAGAAGCAGAGCAACTTGCTACTTTAATAGGGATCTTGGATAGGGGAAAGCTGATAGGGATAGGGAGTCTTGAAGAACTGAGGAAGATGGTTAGATATCAGTACAGTATACGAATGCAAGGAGATTCAGATGTATTATCATCGGCTGTAGGAGAGATAGCAAGGGGAAGAGATGGTTCTGTACAGTTGTTGACTACAGAAGATGAGGCAATAAGATTGTCGCATAAATTGCTAGAACTTGGTTCTAGATTTTCCATGTCACCTGTTACTCTTGATGATGTATTTTTTCATGTAGTCAACAAAGAGGAGATGTTACAAACAATATGACATCAAGATGGATAAATCAGGTGATGGCTGGAATCTTAGTTAACTCTGTATATGAAATGAAAAATTACCCTATAGTACTTCTTAACACAGTTTTGTCTCCCCTCTCATTTTTAATTCTGATTGTGTTTGTGAGCAGAGGTTCTCTGTTAGGTGTTGCAATATTAGGTGGTTTTATAATGAGCATGTTTTCTAACGGTATAGCTTTACAAAGTGACCTTTCACATCTAAAAAATGACTTTAAGCTACAGGATATGGTGGTGAGCAGTCCTGCGCCAGCTGTTTTGTATGTAACAGGCATGGCATTATCGGAACTTATCTACTCTTCTCCGGCTCTTCTTGTTTTAGCAGTTCTTGGGGGGCTTTTTGTGCATCTTGGCGTCTTAAGATTATTGGTCTTTCTTTCTGTTCTGATAATAATGTTTATCATATCTATAACTATCGGATTTACTCTTGCAACCATTTCAAGTGATATAGTACAGAGTTTTGCTTTTTCAAGATTAATATCAACTCTGTTTTCAACATTGCCACCAGTTTATTATCCTATAACATACATACCAGAACCATATCGTATAATAGCTTATTTATCTCCTACAACCTATGCGGCGCAACTAGCACAGAGCGTAGCAGGATATCTAACAATCACCAACTTAACTGCCGAATTAGATTGGAGCGTTCTAATTACTGTCACCGTCGTACTCCTGATTATAGCTACTCGAAAAGTAAGATGGAGAGAAGTTTAGTTAGCCTCTAGGATGATAAAAACAGACTGTAATGGCAACTATGTGTGTGGTGTAGAAATGTTCTAATAGCTTACATGCAAAAGTAATGGTTTGAAATGACAGTTACTCTGTTTACGA
This region of Conexivisphaerales archaeon genomic DNA includes:
- the cpsA gene encoding carboxypeptidase CpsA yields the protein MVDPKVLLKDILKYEDEIIKIRRYIHENPELSYKEFNTAKLVAKKLRELGIKVKEGVGGTGVVGILEGDKKGKVVALRADMDALPIQEKTDFEFRSKVSGVMHACGHDTHVAMLLGAAMLLTEHKNELEGTIKFLFQPAEEHGGKGGAKPMIEDGVMENPKVDYVFGLHISGDHPSGTFALRQGALMAAPDAFKIRVIGKGGHGSQPDKTVDPIFISAHIIMGLHGITSRMIDQTQPFVISVCSIHSGSKDNIIPDEAIMEGTIRTLDEDIRATAKSHVRKIVEGICKTYGASSEIDFMEDAYPVTINDPEVTEKVFTLLKRIPGTEVKECNPILGGEDFSRFLQRAPGTFYFLGTLNPKKGCIYPNHSSQFSVDEDVLKYGSVSLALLALEFCQR
- a CDS encoding ABC transporter ATP-binding protein, which translates into the protein MIGSLITENLTKVYSDHSGKKALDTINITIPIKGIFALIGRNGAGKTTLVRILATQLMPTSGFASVDGLDIVKDAKYLRNRIACVPQEARPIAWMTPKQTILSYLMWRGYGYGEAKVRAQEALARVGIDQVQDKLNRTLSGGTKRKVLVATALASEADIIFLDEPTTGLDPVSRRDLWNYLLALGKERFTILTTHYLEEAEQLATLIGILDRGKLIGIGSLEELRKMVRYQYSIRMQGDSDVLSSAVGEIARGRDGSVQLLTTEDEAIRLSHKLLELGSRFSMSPVTLDDVFFHVVNKEEMLQTI
- a CDS encoding ABC transporter permease, which translates into the protein MTSRWINQVMAGILVNSVYEMKNYPIVLLNTVLSPLSFLILIVFVSRGSLLGVAILGGFIMSMFSNGIALQSDLSHLKNDFKLQDMVVSSPAPAVLYVTGMALSELIYSSPALLVLAVLGGLFVHLGVLRLLVFLSVLIIMFIISITIGFTLATISSDIVQSFAFSRLISTLFSTLPPVYYPITYIPEPYRIIAYLSPTTYAAQLAQSVAGYLTITNLTAELDWSVLITVTVVLLIIATRKVRWREV